A region of Sulfurimonas sp. DNA encodes the following proteins:
- a CDS encoding PAS domain-containing protein, translating to MNNVTPVNEEYIFEGSAIVSQTDLKGIITFSNRKFCNVSGYKVSELVGSNHNIIRHPDMPKSIFAKMWNTIESGESWNGLVKNLRKDGLYYWVYTEITPIFNKNNEITGYIASRKNAPRKDIEESDELYRKILKTKGN from the coding sequence ATGAATAATGTAACACCTGTTAATGAAGAGTACATATTTGAGGGAAGTGCTATCGTAAGTCAAACTGACTTAAAAGGCATAATAACCTTTTCAAATCGAAAGTTTTGTAATGTTTCAGGATATAAAGTAAGTGAGCTTGTTGGAAGCAATCATAATATAATTAGGCATCCTGATATGCCAAAGTCTATTTTTGCAAAAATGTGGAATACCATTGAGAGTGGAGAATCGTGGAATGGCTTAGTAAAAAACCTCCGTAAAGATGGTTTGTATTATTGGGTATATACCGAAATAACACCTATATTTAACAAAAACAACGAGATCACTGGCTATATTGCTTCAAGAAAGAACGCTCCAAGAAAAGATATCGAAGAGAGTGATGAACTTTATAGAAAAATACTCAAAACTAAGGGAAATTAA
- a CDS encoding response regulator encodes MQIGLKNRLTVISLFPIFILITLASYYLYDSYNNYQKAELIHNKLSENTQLNDIIGNIARERGMTAMYIGDSSKATFQSLSIQRNIVNNKINLYVNDSKYNKALHAHKTGKENCIGCINIKSIENILFRLKDVRKLVDDKNIKFDKAFTVIYSGIQKELITKLEKLIQNQTDQHINELFTIYIEMVDAKEYSGIERGFMSYIISRGLAPTKKDLKRWISVVGKADVLSYKTLHNPELLSKLDALFESKESIELYEKINAERATIVDSSKSTKYNASAIKWFAMHSEKINIISNAEDLILQEMDKRAVKVKETALQILSLTVSLWLISVILAFLGYFLSSEITKNIKNLEEVLKRVAEDAASEDEEITVINLHTAEGTTQAYNLLERIIEQTREDKESAQEASEAKSMFLANMSHEIRTPLNGIVGFTELLKDTNLGEEQTEFVEIIEKSSENLLEIINNILDLSKIESNKLEIEDIVFNPISEFESAVEVYAVRASEKHIDLGCFIDPKLENPLKGDPTKIKEVIINLLSNAVKFTSSSGSINVDIRVIESDQEGQTRIRFEVQDSGIGVTNEQKAKIFEAFSQADTSITRKYGGTGLGLTISSRFIELMGGELDLHSEAGDGTTFFFSIDFERVETLNESSQGIYSNLNALVLKNSHKAKRQDIYLKEYLDFYGVRYTAFENIDELETLQRQVNYDLVFIDYDYTQENLLLQYSNLPQALVLLTKTYFMKKVDSLNLDIFKTIYEPLNISKVKQTLENYSSEGFESKKSTHKKFNKKTSRFQANVLIAEDNIINQKLIKRTLEDIGLNVDIANNGLEAFQKRKDGNYDLIFMDIQMPILDGVEATAEILEYEEDYNQAHIPIIALTANALKGDRERFLEAGLDEYTTKPLIRPEIISLLNHFLADFIVDNTQKILEIEEPKQAPKKVKVAKKKTYKADILLAKEHKFESRLYVQLLKTIGYSYELAQSAQELSELTKVNSYKLVIFDIGLEGLKVEKLSNDIKRTSEEKALSSALILISREEEHMHTQYVDETIINVVNKHSLRKIFEKFI; translated from the coding sequence ATGCAGATAGGTTTAAAAAATAGATTAACAGTAATCAGTCTTTTTCCAATTTTTATTTTGATTACATTAGCAAGTTATTATCTTTATGATTCATACAATAACTATCAAAAAGCAGAGTTAATTCACAATAAATTATCAGAGAATACTCAGCTAAATGATATCATTGGCAATATTGCTAGAGAGCGTGGAATGACTGCTATGTATATTGGCGATTCATCTAAAGCAACTTTTCAATCTTTATCGATTCAAAGAAACATAGTTAATAATAAAATAAATCTATATGTAAACGATTCAAAATACAATAAAGCCTTACATGCTCATAAAACTGGAAAAGAAAACTGTATAGGTTGCATAAATATCAAATCTATAGAAAATATTTTATTTAGACTTAAAGATGTTAGAAAATTAGTTGATGATAAAAATATTAAATTCGACAAAGCATTTACAGTCATATATAGCGGCATTCAAAAAGAACTAATTACTAAACTAGAAAAGCTTATTCAAAATCAAACAGACCAACACATAAATGAACTTTTTACTATATATATAGAAATGGTTGACGCTAAAGAGTACAGTGGCATAGAGAGAGGTTTTATGTCATATATTATCTCTCGTGGTTTAGCTCCAACAAAAAAAGACTTAAAAAGATGGATATCTGTTGTTGGTAAAGCAGATGTACTATCATATAAAACACTTCATAATCCAGAACTCCTTTCTAAATTAGACGCCCTTTTTGAGAGTAAAGAGTCTATAGAATTATATGAAAAAATCAATGCCGAAAGAGCAACTATAGTTGATAGTAGCAAAAGTACTAAATATAACGCAAGTGCCATAAAATGGTTTGCTATGCACTCAGAAAAAATAAATATCATCTCAAATGCAGAAGATTTAATTTTACAAGAAATGGATAAAAGAGCTGTTAAAGTTAAAGAAACAGCTTTACAAATTCTAAGCTTAACTGTGTCCCTTTGGCTAATTTCAGTAATACTAGCTTTTCTTGGTTATTTTCTTTCTAGTGAGATTACAAAAAATATAAAAAATCTTGAAGAAGTTTTAAAAAGAGTTGCAGAAGATGCGGCTAGTGAAGATGAAGAGATTACTGTTATCAATCTTCATACAGCAGAGGGAACAACTCAAGCTTATAATTTACTTGAAAGAATTATTGAGCAAACAAGAGAAGATAAAGAGTCTGCTCAAGAAGCAAGTGAAGCAAAATCAATGTTTCTTGCCAACATGTCACATGAGATTAGAACTCCTTTAAATGGCATTGTTGGATTTACAGAACTTTTAAAAGATACAAACTTAGGTGAAGAGCAAACAGAGTTTGTTGAAATTATTGAAAAATCTTCTGAAAACCTTCTTGAAATTATCAATAATATTCTTGACCTTTCTAAGATTGAGAGTAATAAACTAGAAATTGAAGATATCGTCTTTAATCCGATTAGTGAATTTGAAAGTGCTGTTGAAGTATATGCCGTTCGTGCAAGTGAAAAACATATTGATCTTGGTTGTTTTATAGACCCTAAACTAGAGAATCCATTAAAAGGTGACCCTACTAAAATTAAAGAAGTAATAATAAACTTACTTTCAAATGCTGTTAAATTCACAAGTAGTTCTGGCTCTATTAATGTTGACATTAGAGTTATCGAAAGTGATCAAGAAGGACAAACAAGAATTAGGTTTGAAGTTCAAGATAGTGGTATTGGTGTGACTAATGAGCAAAAAGCTAAAATCTTTGAAGCCTTTTCACAAGCGGATACATCAATTACTCGTAAATACGGGGGTACAGGTCTTGGTCTTACAATTTCTTCTAGATTTATTGAGCTTATGGGTGGAGAACTTGACCTTCATAGTGAAGCAGGAGATGGAACAACATTCTTCTTTAGTATAGATTTTGAAAGAGTTGAAACGCTAAATGAAAGTTCTCAGGGTATATATTCAAATCTAAATGCACTTGTTCTAAAAAACTCTCATAAAGCAAAAAGACAAGATATTTACTTAAAAGAGTATCTTGATTTTTATGGTGTTAGATATACTGCTTTTGAAAATATTGATGAACTTGAAACACTTCAAAGACAAGTTAATTACGACTTAGTCTTTATTGATTATGATTACACTCAAGAAAATCTACTTTTACAATATTCAAACTTACCTCAAGCACTAGTACTTTTAACTAAAACATATTTTATGAAAAAAGTAGATTCTCTTAATCTTGATATTTTTAAAACAATTTATGAACCTTTAAATATCTCAAAAGTTAAACAAACTCTTGAAAATTATTCATCTGAAGGTTTTGAATCTAAAAAATCAACTCATAAAAAATTCAACAAAAAAACTTCACGATTCCAAGCTAATGTTTTAATAGCAGAAGATAATATAATTAATCAAAAACTAATTAAAAGAACACTAGAAGATATCGGACTTAATGTTGATATAGCAAACAATGGGCTTGAAGCATTTCAAAAAAGAAAAGATGGAAATTATGATTTAATTTTCATGGATATTCAGATGCCTATACTTGATGGAGTAGAAGCAACTGCTGAAATTTTAGAATATGAAGAAGACTACAATCAAGCACATATTCCAATCATAGCACTTACGGCAAATGCTTTAAAAGGAGACAGGGAGCGTTTCTTAGAAGCTGGGCTTGATGAATACACTACTAAACCATTAATACGCCCTGAAATAATATCTTTATTAAATCACTTTCTAGCTGACTTTATTGTTGATAATACACAAAAAATATTAGAAATAGAAGAACCGAAACAAGCTCCAAAAAAAGTAAAAGTTGCTAAAAAGAAAACATATAAAGCAGATATTCTTCTTGCAAAAGAGCATAAATTTGAGTCAAGACTTTATGTTCAACTATTAAAAACTATAGGCTACTCTTATGAATTGGCTCAATCCGCACAAGAATTAAGTGAGTTAACTAAAGTTAATTCTTATAAACTAGTTATATTTGATATTGGTTTAGAAGGTCTGAAAGTAGAAAAATTATCAAATGACATAAAAAGAACAAGTGAAGAAAAAGCTTTATCATCTGCGCTAATTCTTATTAGCAGGGAAGAAGAACATATGCATACTCAGTATGTTGATGAAACAATTATTAATGTTGTGAATAAACATTCACTTCGTAAAATATTTGAAAAATTTATTTAA
- a CDS encoding Hpt domain-containing protein, with product MLIYNYQKEFLGIDEIDLKVLGFSDFAQLRSESADFADLFIKTPGFVHNFKHVHWIDFVNCAEGSEESKVIIHVNGKNFKCTLDIKTAYLVDDPTRKAYLVNLVNLRVLTHNENDKVADDVLEKPAPIASSEKSAIFASSKFDDTFKERKNNKKELLQTTEAVEEVEVTHDPYEIGAPQLEENSMVVDDIYEERAINFEDELLEIDEIEEIKHEIKIEETITKKEPIVEDRPVILSQVLNVGSDYLYDPHLASEELGLPVDLIEEFIQDFINQAEEFKTPLQDSLNNNDIDNVKILSHKLKGVAANLRIEDAFEVLTTINTSSDINKIQTNINTLYMIIEKLSGKTFKQANIVQNEEENEEDDDLILSFKDEEKVEFEELLEINMPDIPELTKAPSKQPILEELILDLEEQEEELEITQDIEKIDYSSSSKTIAANEIGIDAADYNILFDDYISEGNNACSVIDDAIKQNNSQLWKKTALKLKSISENMRITTVMQNLESIINTKNSDEAKELISKISTTLKQLSISED from the coding sequence ATGTTAATTTACAACTATCAAAAAGAATTTTTAGGAATTGATGAGATTGACTTAAAAGTCCTAGGCTTCTCTGATTTTGCACAACTAAGATCTGAGTCAGCTGATTTTGCCGACCTTTTTATTAAAACACCAGGCTTTGTTCATAACTTTAAACATGTTCATTGGATAGATTTTGTTAACTGCGCAGAAGGAAGTGAAGAGTCAAAAGTTATAATTCACGTAAATGGTAAAAACTTTAAATGTACGCTAGATATAAAGACAGCTTATTTAGTTGATGACCCTACTCGGAAAGCCTACCTAGTCAACCTTGTAAATTTAAGAGTACTAACTCATAATGAAAATGATAAAGTTGCTGATGATGTACTTGAAAAACCTGCCCCAATAGCATCTAGTGAAAAAAGTGCTATTTTTGCAAGTTCTAAGTTTGATGACACCTTTAAAGAACGCAAAAATAATAAAAAAGAATTATTACAAACAACAGAAGCAGTTGAAGAAGTAGAAGTTACACATGACCCTTATGAAATAGGTGCTCCTCAACTAGAAGAAAATTCAATGGTAGTTGATGATATCTATGAAGAAAGAGCTATCAATTTTGAAGATGAACTTTTAGAAATTGATGAGATTGAAGAAATTAAACATGAAATAAAAATAGAAGAAACAATAACGAAAAAAGAACCTATTGTAGAAGATAGACCTGTTATTTTATCTCAGGTGCTTAATGTTGGTTCTGATTATTTATATGACCCACATCTAGCATCTGAAGAACTTGGTCTTCCTGTTGACTTAATAGAAGAATTTATTCAAGACTTCATAAACCAAGCAGAAGAATTTAAGACGCCTCTACAAGATTCACTAAATAATAATGATATCGATAATGTTAAAATACTATCTCATAAATTAAAAGGTGTTGCTGCAAATCTTCGTATAGAAGATGCTTTTGAAGTATTAACAACCATCAATACTTCTAGTGATATTAATAAAATTCAAACAAATATAAACACACTTTACATGATTATTGAAAAACTGTCCGGTAAAACTTTCAAACAAGCTAACATCGTACAGAATGAAGAGGAGAATGAAGAGGATGATGATTTAATTCTTAGCTTTAAAGATGAAGAAAAAGTAGAGTTTGAAGAACTTTTAGAAATAAATATGCCTGATATACCTGAACTTACTAAAGCACCTTCTAAGCAACCTATTCTAGAAGAATTGATTTTAGACTTAGAAGAACAAGAAGAAGAATTAGAAATTACTCAGGATATTGAAAAAATTGACTATTCTTCTTCTAGTAAAACTATTGCTGCTAATGAAATTGGGATTGATGCAGCAGATTATAATATTTTGTTTGATGATTACATAAGTGAAGGAAATAATGCTTGTTCCGTCATTGATGATGCGATTAAGCAAAACAATTCACAATTATGGAAAAAAACTGCTCTTAAACTAAAAAGTATTAGCGAGAACATGCGAATTACTACTGTAATGCAAAATCTTGAATCTATTATAAATACGAAAAATTCAGATGAAGCTAAAGAACTTATTTCTAAAATTAGCACTACTTTAAAACAGTTATCTATAAGTGAGGATTAA
- the lon gene encoding endopeptidase La → MKLSNYGDFPADIPVIAEDELFLYPFMISPLFLSDESNINAATIAMEDSSLVIVCPTKPAQEGEREYDSLYDAGVVGSIMRKVALPDGRVKVLFQGLARAKTLHQVNDNPLIANVAILEATNVESLKIDAILEIVREKVRTLSGVSNYFPPDLLRTIEENHDHNRIIDLICSSVKLKKEQAYTLFVEVDTEKRFLLLIDYLMDEIEANKLQKEIRSKVHTHIEKVNKEYFLKEQLKQIQKELGTDTDRDEEIEEYRKKLEDKKTKMGEGAFKEISKQIDRYSRMHPDSSDASMTQTYLDWTLEIPYGDFAKKALKIQDVQTQLNEDHFSLKKPKERIVEYFAVKELLELRGLGSDSAGAILCFSGPPGVGKTSLANSIAEALKRPLVRIALGGLEDVNELRGHRRTYVGAMPGRITQGLIDAKKMNPVIVLDEIDKVARTGRGDPTAALLEILDPEQNKEFRDYYLNFDIDLSKVIFIATANDVGRIPTPLRDRMEFITISSYTPQEKYEIASRYLLPQELKKHGLKKSEVSISKPALKELIHSYTREAGVRNLRRRIADMSRKVARQMLEDSSIQKVAVSLKNLKDFFDKNIFEIEKTTKVPVVGVVNGLAWTAVGGDVLKIESIRIKGKGTMQLTGSLGDVMKESARIAMSVVKTLIDTKKLKINPKNVPLTFKEKEDNMKIDVSEVYRRYDLHIHVPDGATPKDGPSAGIAMVSVISSILSGDKIRSEIAMTGEVSLSGDVLPIGGLKEKLIAAHKAAMSIVLIPQKNYERDLDDIPKEVKDSLQIIGVSRVEEVLKYILVKES, encoded by the coding sequence ATGAAACTTAGTAATTATGGAGATTTTCCAGCAGATATACCAGTTATAGCAGAAGATGAACTTTTTTTATACCCTTTTATGATTTCACCACTTTTTTTAAGTGACGAGAGTAACATAAATGCCGCAACAATAGCAATGGAAGACAGCTCTTTAGTTATAGTCTGTCCAACTAAACCCGCACAAGAAGGTGAGAGAGAATATGACTCTTTATATGATGCAGGTGTAGTTGGCTCTATTATGAGAAAAGTAGCCTTACCAGATGGGAGAGTAAAAGTTCTTTTCCAAGGACTCGCACGTGCAAAAACTTTGCATCAAGTTAACGACAATCCACTTATAGCAAATGTTGCAATACTAGAAGCTACAAATGTGGAGTCTTTAAAGATAGATGCCATTCTTGAAATAGTTAGAGAAAAGGTTAGAACACTTTCTGGAGTTAGTAATTATTTCCCACCAGATTTACTTCGAACAATAGAAGAAAATCATGACCATAATCGTATAATAGATTTAATATGCAGTAGTGTAAAGTTAAAAAAAGAACAGGCATATACACTTTTTGTTGAGGTAGATACGGAAAAAAGATTTCTTCTTTTAATAGACTATCTAATGGATGAAATAGAAGCGAATAAACTTCAAAAAGAGATAAGAAGTAAAGTTCATACTCATATAGAAAAAGTTAATAAAGAGTACTTTTTAAAAGAGCAATTAAAACAAATTCAAAAAGAGTTAGGTACTGATACCGATAGAGATGAAGAGATAGAAGAGTATCGTAAAAAATTAGAAGATAAAAAAACAAAAATGGGCGAAGGTGCCTTTAAAGAGATTTCCAAACAGATAGATAGATATTCAAGAATGCACCCTGATTCTTCAGATGCTTCTATGACTCAAACATATTTAGATTGGACGCTAGAGATTCCTTATGGAGACTTTGCAAAAAAAGCACTTAAAATCCAAGATGTGCAAACACAACTAAATGAAGATCACTTTTCACTTAAAAAACCAAAAGAGCGAATAGTTGAGTATTTTGCTGTAAAAGAATTACTTGAACTTAGAGGCTTAGGAAGTGACAGTGCAGGAGCAATCCTATGTTTTTCAGGACCTCCAGGAGTTGGTAAAACTTCTTTAGCTAACTCAATAGCAGAGGCTCTAAAACGCCCACTTGTTCGCATAGCACTTGGTGGACTTGAGGATGTAAACGAGTTAAGAGGTCATAGAAGAACCTATGTTGGTGCAATGCCAGGACGAATTACACAGGGACTCATAGATGCTAAAAAGATGAACCCTGTAATTGTTTTAGATGAGATAGATAAAGTTGCTCGTACTGGTAGAGGTGACCCTACAGCAGCTCTTTTAGAGATATTGGATCCTGAACAAAATAAAGAGTTTAGAGATTATTATCTCAATTTTGATATTGATTTAAGTAAGGTAATTTTTATAGCAACTGCCAATGATGTTGGACGAATACCAACACCACTTCGGGATAGAATGGAGTTTATAACTATAAGTTCATATACACCACAAGAAAAATATGAGATAGCTTCAAGATATTTACTTCCACAAGAGTTAAAAAAACATGGCTTAAAAAAGAGTGAAGTTAGTATCTCAAAACCTGCATTAAAAGAGCTGATTCATAGTTATACAAGAGAAGCAGGGGTTAGAAATCTTCGCCGTCGTATTGCAGACATGAGTAGAAAAGTGGCTCGTCAGATGCTCGAAGATTCTTCAATACAAAAAGTTGCAGTATCTTTGAAAAATTTAAAAGATTTCTTTGATAAAAATATATTTGAAATTGAAAAAACTACTAAAGTTCCTGTTGTTGGTGTTGTAAATGGGTTGGCTTGGACAGCAGTTGGTGGAGATGTTTTAAAAATAGAGAGTATTCGCATCAAAGGTAAAGGCACTATGCAACTCACTGGTAGTCTTGGTGATGTGATGAAAGAGAGTGCAAGAATTGCAATGAGTGTTGTTAAAACTCTTATAGATACTAAAAAATTAAAAATAAATCCTAAAAATGTTCCTCTTACATTTAAAGAAAAAGAAGACAATATGAAAATAGATGTGAGCGAAGTTTATAGACGATATGACTTGCATATTCATGTTCCAGATGGAGCTACTCCAAAAGATGGGCCAAGTGCAGGCATAGCTATGGTGAGTGTTATATCTTCCATACTTAGTGGAGATAAAATTCGCTCTGAAATAGCTATGACAGGAGAAGTCTCTTTAAGTGGTGATGTTCTTCCTATTGGTGGGTTGAAAGAAAAACTTATTGCTGCTCATAAGGCTGCCATGAGTATAGTGTTAATCCCACAAAAAAATTATGAAAGAGATTTAGATGATATTCCTAAAGAGGTAAAAGATTCTTTACAAATTATAGGTGTTAGTAGAGTGGAAGAGGTACTTAAGTATATTTTAGTAAAGGAGTCGTAA
- a CDS encoding response regulator — MLKNNLTILAVDDDMINIKLLKSMLMKNENIKEVLEAKNGSDAIGILKSRDDIDLILLDIIMPVMGGIEMLKVVRADDNLRQLPIIVLTTDETKKSEALEFGANSFLMKPIRNADLFEKISTVLV; from the coding sequence ATGTTAAAAAACAACTTAACTATTTTAGCTGTTGATGATGATATGATAAATATAAAGTTACTTAAATCAATGCTGATGAAAAACGAAAATATTAAAGAGGTTCTAGAGGCTAAAAATGGCTCAGATGCGATAGGTATTTTAAAATCTCGTGATGATATTGATCTTATTTTACTAGATATAATCATGCCTGTTATGGGTGGTATAGAGATGCTAAAAGTTGTTCGTGCTGATGACAATCTGCGACAGCTTCCTATCATAGTTCTTACGACAGATGAAACGAAAAAAAGTGAAGCTTTAGAATTTGGAGCAAATAGTTTCTTAATGAAACCAATCAGAAATGCTGATTTATTTGAAAAAATCTCAACTGTATTAGTTTAG
- the fliW gene encoding flagellar assembly protein FliW — translation MKFDICVPLLGFDNIKQVELQKIDDIFMKMRSVEEEHISFTLIDPFVLRKYDFEVPTHIKEKLEINEKSNLMILNIVLIQTPIENSAINFIGPLVFNTDNNKVAQIILAESTEYGIAEKISTFLDK, via the coding sequence ATGAAGTTTGACATTTGTGTGCCTCTTTTAGGATTTGACAATATAAAACAAGTTGAGTTGCAAAAGATAGATGATATTTTTATGAAGATGCGTTCAGTTGAAGAGGAACATATCTCTTTTACTCTTATCGACCCTTTTGTTCTAAGAAAGTATGATTTTGAAGTTCCTACTCATATAAAAGAAAAACTAGAGATTAATGAAAAATCAAACCTAATGATTTTAAATATTGTTCTTATACAAACTCCAATAGAAAACTCTGCCATAAATTTCATCGGTCCACTAGTTTTTAACACTGATAACAATAAAGTTGCTCAAATAATACTAGCAGAATCAACAGAGTATGGCATAGCTGAAAAAATTTCTACTTTTTTAGATAAATAA
- the bamD gene encoding outer membrane protein assembly factor BamD codes for MKFKKSFLLILFASSLFFGGCSKELEEYNKPAVYWYGKIIENISKRDLEQADEYYSSLQGEHIGSPLLPEATMILAIAHMHYEEYLLSEHFLNEYVKRYATVNEKEDADFLKIKAKYMALPNPRRDQALIEEAIKEAQNFKNRYPNSMYYSVVDTMQTRLYMAEAALNETIADLYDRLDKPKSAQHYRAIKPQPWIKWNEIDRANTAWYREWFEGDGTSSWYAFMIPDTKSVVSRNSVSDNSLEKQTKKLTSFQESELEKAKDLRDKDILSDAEYQTLKEKILEL; via the coding sequence ATGAAATTTAAAAAAAGTTTTTTACTAATTTTGTTTGCGTCATCTTTGTTTTTTGGCGGATGTTCAAAAGAATTAGAAGAGTATAACAAACCCGCGGTTTACTGGTATGGAAAAATAATTGAAAACATTTCAAAAAGAGATTTAGAGCAGGCAGATGAATATTATAGTTCTCTTCAAGGCGAACATATAGGTTCACCACTTCTTCCAGAAGCTACTATGATTTTAGCTATTGCACATATGCACTACGAAGAGTATCTGTTGAGTGAACACTTTTTAAATGAGTATGTAAAAAGATATGCAACTGTAAATGAAAAAGAAGATGCAGACTTTTTAAAAATCAAAGCAAAATACATGGCCTTACCAAATCCAAGACGAGATCAAGCACTTATAGAAGAAGCGATAAAAGAAGCGCAAAATTTTAAAAATAGATATCCAAACTCTATGTACTATAGTGTTGTAGATACGATGCAAACTAGACTTTATATGGCTGAAGCAGCATTAAATGAAACAATTGCTGACCTTTATGATAGGCTAGATAAGCCAAAAAGTGCTCAACATTATAGAGCTATAAAGCCACAGCCATGGATAAAGTGGAATGAAATTGATAGAGCAAATACAGCTTGGTATAGAGAGTGGTTTGAAGGAGATGGAACTTCTAGTTGGTATGCTTTTATGATACCAGACACAAAAAGTGTTGTTTCAAGAAACTCGGTTTCTGATAATTCTTTAGAAAAACAAACAAAAAAACTTACTTCTTTTCAAGAAAGTGAATTAGAAAAAGCGAAAGATTTAAGAGATAAAGACATCTTAAGTGATGCAGAATATCAAACATTAAAAGAAAAAATATTAGAACTTTAA